The following coding sequences are from one Brienomyrus brachyistius isolate T26 chromosome 2, BBRACH_0.4, whole genome shotgun sequence window:
- the susd1 gene encoding sushi domain-containing protein 1 isoform X26 — protein MRKDRMFWSTAALSMVFLIHFGFTISTVGMQGVDVCATCHINATCEEKADGHKVCNCMYGFVGNGRTHCQDKDECQIGANKICGNHTACHNTYGSFYCTCLTGYHPSNNMATFIPNDGTFCDDIDECRVQGICGEGAHCSNVQGSFNCRCQVGYRLENGQEPFRPSHDKSHCTAVDCGPPRSAGRAILLSFTGTSYLSQAVFGCSEGFRWKSGNTAAVCGAERVWEGPSLVCEEIKCGDPPVLPHATHQWNGSTAVGTKVEYLCNEGLRPVGGEHTSICGGRGTWTNVTLQCKEVDCGEPPSFPHAAMLWNQSSRVGAQVHYQCCAGFYNAGKGNVSLCTADGYWDPVDILCQEVDCGEPPSLPHAAMLWNQSSRVGAQVHYQCRAGFYNAGKGNVSLCTAGGYWDPVDILCQEVDCGEPPSFPHAAMLWNQSSRVGAQVHYQCRVGFYNAGKGNVSLCTADGYWDPVDILCQALCGPAPQLLHAVVEWQNGTVAVHRCQDGYRSRTGSNISVCDHAQTWHAATLICREVKPPISKVEVFNESCLRWKAEMNGGNQEHYTVQFVGSRAYQKAFQDKQMLVFKSGANRPELCMNLLPGTNYSINITAQTANFSLTVSANTSIQAPPVPHVTFRDVEGSCPTLGLHRTIHPQDAISVYQVFVLLLEGKVVFDCSSPRTPHFYGCREPCQEYITAEVQLAATGRKLFFTVGDQQWYGGYYNAPLENGKDYYIILRAVSQWAGVRKQYCVIWAKVKGASYIIESVTLLTGGSIGLVAFIVLLGYSYTWYCKKQ, from the exons ATGAGGAAGGACAGAATGTTCTGGAGCACAGCAGCACTGAGCATGGTATTCCTTATCCACTTCGGCTTTACCATCTCCACAG TGGGGATGCAAGGTGTGGACGTGTGTGCCACATGTCACATCAATGCCACGTGTGAAGAGAAGGCTGACGGCCACAAAGTCTGCAACTGCATGTATGGCTTTGTGGGAAATGGACGGACGCACTGTCAAG ATAAGGATGAGTGCCAGATTGGAGCCAATAAAATTTGTGGGAATCACACGGCCTGCCACAACACCTATGGCAGTTTCTACTGCACCTGTCTGACTGGCTACCACCCCTCCAACAACATGGCAACCTTCATTCCAAACGACGGCACCTTCTGCGATG ATATTGATGAGTGTCGGGTGCAGGGGATTTGCGGAGAGGGTGCACATTGCAGCAATGTTCAGGGTAGTTTTAACTGCCGATGCCAGGTTGGATACCGACTCGAGAATGGACAGGAACCCTTCCGGCCCAGCCATGACAAATCACACTGCACAG CTGTCGACTGTGGGCCGCCTCGAAGCGCTGGCCGCGCCATCCTGCTCTCATTCACGGGAACAAGCTACCTTAGCCAGGCTGTGTTTGGCTGTTCGGAAGGATTCCGCTGGAAGAGCGGGAACACAGCAGCAGTTTGTGGAGCTGAAAGAGTGTGGGAAGGCCCCAGCCTGGTGTGTGAAG AGATTAAGTGTGGAGATCCACCAGTGTTACCCCATGCTACCCACCAGTGGAATGGCAGCACAGCTGTGGGCACCAAGGTGGAGTATCTCTGTAATGAAGGCTTACGGCCTGTGGGTGGAGAACACACGTCAATCTGTGGAGGACGTGGTACATGGACAAATGTGACTCTCCAGTGCAAAG AGGTTGACTGTGGTGAGCCCCCCTCATTTCCCCATGCTGCTATGTTGTGGAATCAGAGCAGCAGGGTTGGTGCTCAGGTGCACTACCAGTGCTGTGCTGGATTTTACAATGCGGGGAAAGGCAATGTCTCACTGTGTACTGCTGACGGTTACTGGGATCCCGTAGATATACTCTGTCAAG AGGTTGACTGTGGTGAGCCCCCCTCATTGCCCCATGCTGCTATGTTGTGGAATCAGAGCAGCAGGGTTGGTGCTCAG GTGCACTACCAGTGCCGTGCTGGATTTTATAATGCAGGGAAAGGCAATGTCTCACTGTGTACTGCTGGCGGTTACTGGGATCCCGTAGATATACTCTGCCAAG AGGTTGACTGTGGTGAGCCCCCCTCATTTCCCCATGCTGCTATGTTGTGGAATCAGAGCAGCAGGGTTGGTGCTCAGGTGCACTACCAGTGCCGTGTTGGATTTTACAATGCGGGGAAAGGCAATGTCTCACTGTGTACTGCTGACGGTTACTGGGATCCCGTAGATATACTCTGCCAAG CACTGTGTGGTCCTGCTCCCCAGTTGCTCCACGCTGTGGTGGAGTGGCAAAATGGCACAGTGGCGGTACATCGTTGTCAGGATGGATACCGCAGTAGGACAGGAAGCAACATATctgtgtgtgaccatgcccagaCCTGGCACGCTGCCACCCTCATCTGCAGGG AGGTTAAGCCACCCATCAGTAAAGTGGAGGTGTTTAACGAGAGCTGCCTGCGGTGGAAGGCTGAGATGAATGGTGGAAACCAGGAACACTACACC GTTCAGTTTGTGGGATCCAGGGCTTATCAGAAGGCATTCCAGGACAAACAGATGCTGGTCTTCAAATCAGGAGCTAACAGACCTGAACTCTGTATGAACCTGCTGCCAGGAACCAACTActccataaacatcacagcaCAGACTGCAAATTTCTCACTCACCGTCTCCGCCAACACCAGTATACAAG CTCCTCCAGTCCCTCATGTCACCTTCAGAGATGTAGAAGGTTCCTGTCCTACCCTTGGACTCCACAGGACCATCCACCCACAGGATGCAATTAG TGTGTACCAGGTTTTCGTGCTGCTGCTTGAGGGGAAGGTTGTGTTTGACTGCTCCTCTCCGCGCACTCCACACTTTTACGGCTGCCGGGAGCCGTGCCAGGAGTACATAACGGCAGAGGTCCAGCTGGCTGCAACTGGAAGAAAGCTTTTCTTCACTGTGGGGGACCAGCAGTGGTATGGGGGGTACTACAATGCCCCCCTGGAGAATGGCAAAGACTACTACATAATACTGCGTGCCGTCAGTCAGTGGGCAGGG GTCAGAAAGCAGTACTGTGTAATCTGGGCAAAAGTCAAGG GTGCATCCTACATCATTGAATCAGTGACTCTCTTAACTGGGGGATCCATTGGATTGGTTGCATTCATAGTACTTCTGGGATATTCATATACCTG GTACTGTAAGAAGCAATAA
- the susd1 gene encoding sushi domain-containing protein 1 isoform X2, which produces MRKDRMFWSTAALSMVFLIHFGFTISTVGMQGVDVCATCHINATCEEKADGHKVCNCMYGFVGNGRTHCQDKDECQIGANKICGNHTACHNTYGSFYCTCLTGYHPSNNMATFIPNDGTFCDDIDECRVQGICGEGAHCSNVQGSFNCRCQVGYRLENGQEPFRPSHDKSHCTAVDCGPPRSAGRAILLSFTGTSYLSQAVFGCSEGFRWKSGNTAAVCGAERVWEGPSLVCEEIKCGDPPVLPHATHQWNGSTAVGTKVEYLCNEGLRPVGGEHTSICGGRGTWTNVTLQCKEVDCGEPPSFPHAAMLWNQSSRVGAQVRYQCCAGFYNAGKGNVSLCTADGYWDPIDILCQEVDCGEPPSLPHAAMLWNQSSRVGAQVHYQCRVGFYNAGKGNVSLCTADGYWDPVDILCQEVDCGEPPSFPHAAMLWNQSSRVGAQVHYQCCAGFYNAGKGNVSLCTTDGYWDPVDILCQEVDCGEPPSFPHAAMLWNQSSRVGAQVHYQCCAGFYNAGKGNVSLCTADGYWDPVNILCQEVDCGEPPSLPHAAMLWNQSSRVGAQVHYQCRAGFYNAGKGNVSLCTAGGYWDPVDILCQEVDCGEPPSFPHAAMLWNQSSRVGAQVHYQCRVGFYNAGKGNVSLCTADGYWDPVDILCQALCGPAPQLLHAVVEWQNGTVAVHRCQDGYRSRTGSNISVCDHAQTWHAATLICREVKPPISKVEVFNESCLRWKAEMNGGNQEHYTVQFVGSRAYQKAFQDKQMLVFKSGANRPELCMNLLPGTNYSINITAQTANFSLTVSANTSIQAPPVPHVTFRDVEGSCPTLGLHRTIHPQDAISVYQVFVLLLEGKVVFDCSSPRTPHFYGCREPCQEYITAEVQLAATGRKLFFTVGDQQWYGGYYNAPLENGKDYYIILRAVSQWAGVRKQYCVIWAKVKGASYIIESVTLLTGGSIGLVAFIVLLGYSYTWYCKKQ; this is translated from the exons ATGAGGAAGGACAGAATGTTCTGGAGCACAGCAGCACTGAGCATGGTATTCCTTATCCACTTCGGCTTTACCATCTCCACAG TGGGGATGCAAGGTGTGGACGTGTGTGCCACATGTCACATCAATGCCACGTGTGAAGAGAAGGCTGACGGCCACAAAGTCTGCAACTGCATGTATGGCTTTGTGGGAAATGGACGGACGCACTGTCAAG ATAAGGATGAGTGCCAGATTGGAGCCAATAAAATTTGTGGGAATCACACGGCCTGCCACAACACCTATGGCAGTTTCTACTGCACCTGTCTGACTGGCTACCACCCCTCCAACAACATGGCAACCTTCATTCCAAACGACGGCACCTTCTGCGATG ATATTGATGAGTGTCGGGTGCAGGGGATTTGCGGAGAGGGTGCACATTGCAGCAATGTTCAGGGTAGTTTTAACTGCCGATGCCAGGTTGGATACCGACTCGAGAATGGACAGGAACCCTTCCGGCCCAGCCATGACAAATCACACTGCACAG CTGTCGACTGTGGGCCGCCTCGAAGCGCTGGCCGCGCCATCCTGCTCTCATTCACGGGAACAAGCTACCTTAGCCAGGCTGTGTTTGGCTGTTCGGAAGGATTCCGCTGGAAGAGCGGGAACACAGCAGCAGTTTGTGGAGCTGAAAGAGTGTGGGAAGGCCCCAGCCTGGTGTGTGAAG AGATTAAGTGTGGAGATCCACCAGTGTTACCCCATGCTACCCACCAGTGGAATGGCAGCACAGCTGTGGGCACCAAGGTGGAGTATCTCTGTAATGAAGGCTTACGGCCTGTGGGTGGAGAACACACGTCAATCTGTGGAGGACGTGGTACATGGACAAATGTGACTCTCCAGTGCAAAG AGGTTGACTGTGGTGAGCCCCCCTCATTTCCCCATGCTGCTATGTTGTGGAATCAGAGCAGCAGGGTTGGTGCTCAG GTGCGCTACCAGTGCTGTGCTGGATTTTACAATGCGGGGAAAGGCAATGTCTCACTGTGTACTGCTGACGGTTACTGGGATCCCATAGATATACTCTGTCAAG AGGTTGACTGTGGTGAGCCCCCCTCATTGCCCCATGCTGCTATGTTGTGGAATCAGAGCAGCAGGGTTGGTGCTCAGGTGCACTACCAGTGCCGTGTTGGATTTTATAATGCGGGGAAAGGCAATGTCTCACTGTGTACTGCTGACGGTTACTGGGATCCCGTAGATATACTCTGTCAAG AGGTTGACTGTGGTGAGCCCCCCTCATTTCCCCATGCTGCTATGTTGTGGAATCAGAGCAGCAGGGTTGGTGCTCAGGTGCACTACCAGTGCTGTGCTGGATTTTACAATGCGGGGAAAGGCAATGTCTCACTGTGTACTACTGACGGTTACTGGGATCCCGTAGATATACTCTGCCAAG AGGTTGACTGTGGTGAGCCCCCCTCATTTCCCCATGCTGCTATGTTGTGGAATCAGAGCAGCAGGGTTGGTGCTCAGGTGCACTACCAGTGCTGTGCTGGATTTTATAATGCGGGGAAAGGCAATGTCTCACTGTGTACTGCTGACGGTTACTGGGATCCTGTAAATATACTCTGCCAAG AGGTTGACTGTGGTGAGCCCCCCTCATTGCCCCATGCTGCTATGTTGTGGAATCAGAGCAGTAGGGTTGGTGCTCAGGTGCACTACCAGTGCCGTGCTGGATTTTATAATGCAGGGAAAGGCAATGTCTCACTGTGTACTGCTGGCGGTTACTGGGATCCCGTAGATATACTCTGCCAAG AGGTTGACTGTGGTGAGCCCCCCTCATTTCCCCATGCTGCTATGTTGTGGAATCAGAGCAGCAGGGTTGGTGCTCAGGTGCACTACCAGTGCCGTGTTGGATTTTACAATGCGGGGAAAGGCAATGTCTCACTGTGTACTGCTGACGGTTACTGGGATCCCGTAGATATACTCTGCCAAG CACTGTGTGGTCCTGCTCCCCAGTTGCTCCACGCTGTGGTGGAGTGGCAAAATGGCACAGTGGCGGTACATCGTTGTCAGGATGGATACCGCAGTAGGACAGGAAGCAACATATctgtgtgtgaccatgcccagaCCTGGCACGCTGCCACCCTCATCTGCAGGG AGGTTAAGCCACCCATCAGTAAAGTGGAGGTGTTTAACGAGAGCTGCCTGCGGTGGAAGGCTGAGATGAATGGTGGAAACCAGGAACACTACACC GTTCAGTTTGTGGGATCCAGGGCTTATCAGAAGGCATTCCAGGACAAACAGATGCTGGTCTTCAAATCAGGAGCTAACAGACCTGAACTCTGTATGAACCTGCTGCCAGGAACCAACTActccataaacatcacagcaCAGACTGCAAATTTCTCACTCACCGTCTCCGCCAACACCAGTATACAAG CTCCTCCAGTCCCTCATGTCACCTTCAGAGATGTAGAAGGTTCCTGTCCTACCCTTGGACTCCACAGGACCATCCACCCACAGGATGCAATTAG TGTGTACCAGGTTTTCGTGCTGCTGCTTGAGGGGAAGGTTGTGTTTGACTGCTCCTCTCCGCGCACTCCACACTTTTACGGCTGCCGGGAGCCGTGCCAGGAGTACATAACGGCAGAGGTCCAGCTGGCTGCAACTGGAAGAAAGCTTTTCTTCACTGTGGGGGACCAGCAGTGGTATGGGGGGTACTACAATGCCCCCCTGGAGAATGGCAAAGACTACTACATAATACTGCGTGCCGTCAGTCAGTGGGCAGGG GTCAGAAAGCAGTACTGTGTAATCTGGGCAAAAGTCAAGG GTGCATCCTACATCATTGAATCAGTGACTCTCTTAACTGGGGGATCCATTGGATTGGTTGCATTCATAGTACTTCTGGGATATTCATATACCTG GTACTGTAAGAAGCAATAA
- the susd1 gene encoding sushi domain-containing protein 1 isoform X12 — MRKDRMFWSTAALSMVFLIHFGFTISTVGMQGVDVCATCHINATCEEKADGHKVCNCMYGFVGNGRTHCQDKDECQIGANKICGNHTACHNTYGSFYCTCLTGYHPSNNMATFIPNDGTFCDDIDECRVQGICGEGAHCSNVQGSFNCRCQVGYRLENGQEPFRPSHDKSHCTAVDCGPPRSAGRAILLSFTGTSYLSQAVFGCSEGFRWKSGNTAAVCGAERVWEGPSLVCEEIKCGDPPVLPHATHQWNGSTAVGTKVEYLCNEGLRPVGGEHTSICGGRGTWTNVTLQCKEVDCGEPPSFPHAAMLWNQSSRVGAQVRYQCCAGFYNAGKGNVSLCTADGYWDPIDILCQEVDCGEPPSFPHAAMLWNQSSRVGAQVHYQCCAGFYNAGKGNVSLCTTDGYWDPVDILCQEVDCGEPPSFPHAAMLWNQSSRVGAQVHYQCCAGFYNAGKGNVSLCTADGYWDPVNILCQEVDCGEPPSLPHAAMLWNQSSRVGAQVHYQCRAGFYNAGKGNVSLCTAGGYWDPVDILCQEVDCGEPPSFPHAAMLWNQSSRVGAQVHYQCRVGFYNAGKGNVSLCTADGYWDPVDILCQALCGPAPQLLHAVVEWQNGTVAVHRCQDGYRSRTGSNISVCDHAQTWHAATLICREVKPPISKVEVFNESCLRWKAEMNGGNQEHYTVQFVGSRAYQKAFQDKQMLVFKSGANRPELCMNLLPGTNYSINITAQTANFSLTVSANTSIQAPPVPHVTFRDVEGSCPTLGLHRTIHPQDAISVYQVFVLLLEGKVVFDCSSPRTPHFYGCREPCQEYITAEVQLAATGRKLFFTVGDQQWYGGYYNAPLENGKDYYIILRAVSQWAGVRKQYCVIWAKVKGASYIIESVTLLTGGSIGLVAFIVLLGYSYTWYCKKQ, encoded by the exons ATGAGGAAGGACAGAATGTTCTGGAGCACAGCAGCACTGAGCATGGTATTCCTTATCCACTTCGGCTTTACCATCTCCACAG TGGGGATGCAAGGTGTGGACGTGTGTGCCACATGTCACATCAATGCCACGTGTGAAGAGAAGGCTGACGGCCACAAAGTCTGCAACTGCATGTATGGCTTTGTGGGAAATGGACGGACGCACTGTCAAG ATAAGGATGAGTGCCAGATTGGAGCCAATAAAATTTGTGGGAATCACACGGCCTGCCACAACACCTATGGCAGTTTCTACTGCACCTGTCTGACTGGCTACCACCCCTCCAACAACATGGCAACCTTCATTCCAAACGACGGCACCTTCTGCGATG ATATTGATGAGTGTCGGGTGCAGGGGATTTGCGGAGAGGGTGCACATTGCAGCAATGTTCAGGGTAGTTTTAACTGCCGATGCCAGGTTGGATACCGACTCGAGAATGGACAGGAACCCTTCCGGCCCAGCCATGACAAATCACACTGCACAG CTGTCGACTGTGGGCCGCCTCGAAGCGCTGGCCGCGCCATCCTGCTCTCATTCACGGGAACAAGCTACCTTAGCCAGGCTGTGTTTGGCTGTTCGGAAGGATTCCGCTGGAAGAGCGGGAACACAGCAGCAGTTTGTGGAGCTGAAAGAGTGTGGGAAGGCCCCAGCCTGGTGTGTGAAG AGATTAAGTGTGGAGATCCACCAGTGTTACCCCATGCTACCCACCAGTGGAATGGCAGCACAGCTGTGGGCACCAAGGTGGAGTATCTCTGTAATGAAGGCTTACGGCCTGTGGGTGGAGAACACACGTCAATCTGTGGAGGACGTGGTACATGGACAAATGTGACTCTCCAGTGCAAAG AGGTTGACTGTGGTGAGCCCCCCTCATTTCCCCATGCTGCTATGTTGTGGAATCAGAGCAGCAGGGTTGGTGCTCAG GTGCGCTACCAGTGCTGTGCTGGATTTTACAATGCGGGGAAAGGCAATGTCTCACTGTGTACTGCTGACGGTTACTGGGATCCCATAGATATACTCTGTCAAG AGGTTGACTGTGGTGAGCCCCCCTCATTTCCCCATGCTGCTATGTTGTGGAATCAGAGCAGCAGGGTTGGTGCTCAGGTGCACTACCAGTGCTGTGCTGGATTTTACAATGCGGGGAAAGGCAATGTCTCACTGTGTACTACTGACGGTTACTGGGATCCCGTAGATATACTCTGCCAAG AGGTTGACTGTGGTGAGCCCCCCTCATTTCCCCATGCTGCTATGTTGTGGAATCAGAGCAGCAGGGTTGGTGCTCAGGTGCACTACCAGTGCTGTGCTGGATTTTATAATGCGGGGAAAGGCAATGTCTCACTGTGTACTGCTGACGGTTACTGGGATCCTGTAAATATACTCTGCCAAG AGGTTGACTGTGGTGAGCCCCCCTCATTGCCCCATGCTGCTATGTTGTGGAATCAGAGCAGTAGGGTTGGTGCTCAGGTGCACTACCAGTGCCGTGCTGGATTTTATAATGCAGGGAAAGGCAATGTCTCACTGTGTACTGCTGGCGGTTACTGGGATCCCGTAGATATACTCTGCCAAG AGGTTGACTGTGGTGAGCCCCCCTCATTTCCCCATGCTGCTATGTTGTGGAATCAGAGCAGCAGGGTTGGTGCTCAGGTGCACTACCAGTGCCGTGTTGGATTTTACAATGCGGGGAAAGGCAATGTCTCACTGTGTACTGCTGACGGTTACTGGGATCCCGTAGATATACTCTGCCAAG CACTGTGTGGTCCTGCTCCCCAGTTGCTCCACGCTGTGGTGGAGTGGCAAAATGGCACAGTGGCGGTACATCGTTGTCAGGATGGATACCGCAGTAGGACAGGAAGCAACATATctgtgtgtgaccatgcccagaCCTGGCACGCTGCCACCCTCATCTGCAGGG AGGTTAAGCCACCCATCAGTAAAGTGGAGGTGTTTAACGAGAGCTGCCTGCGGTGGAAGGCTGAGATGAATGGTGGAAACCAGGAACACTACACC GTTCAGTTTGTGGGATCCAGGGCTTATCAGAAGGCATTCCAGGACAAACAGATGCTGGTCTTCAAATCAGGAGCTAACAGACCTGAACTCTGTATGAACCTGCTGCCAGGAACCAACTActccataaacatcacagcaCAGACTGCAAATTTCTCACTCACCGTCTCCGCCAACACCAGTATACAAG CTCCTCCAGTCCCTCATGTCACCTTCAGAGATGTAGAAGGTTCCTGTCCTACCCTTGGACTCCACAGGACCATCCACCCACAGGATGCAATTAG TGTGTACCAGGTTTTCGTGCTGCTGCTTGAGGGGAAGGTTGTGTTTGACTGCTCCTCTCCGCGCACTCCACACTTTTACGGCTGCCGGGAGCCGTGCCAGGAGTACATAACGGCAGAGGTCCAGCTGGCTGCAACTGGAAGAAAGCTTTTCTTCACTGTGGGGGACCAGCAGTGGTATGGGGGGTACTACAATGCCCCCCTGGAGAATGGCAAAGACTACTACATAATACTGCGTGCCGTCAGTCAGTGGGCAGGG GTCAGAAAGCAGTACTGTGTAATCTGGGCAAAAGTCAAGG GTGCATCCTACATCATTGAATCAGTGACTCTCTTAACTGGGGGATCCATTGGATTGGTTGCATTCATAGTACTTCTGGGATATTCATATACCTG GTACTGTAAGAAGCAATAA
- the susd1 gene encoding sushi domain-containing protein 1 isoform X21, with translation MRKDRMFWSTAALSMVFLIHFGFTISTVGMQGVDVCATCHINATCEEKADGHKVCNCMYGFVGNGRTHCQDKDECQIGANKICGNHTACHNTYGSFYCTCLTGYHPSNNMATFIPNDGTFCDDIDECRVQGICGEGAHCSNVQGSFNCRCQVGYRLENGQEPFRPSHDKSHCTAVDCGPPRSAGRAILLSFTGTSYLSQAVFGCSEGFRWKSGNTAAVCGAERVWEGPSLVCEEIKCGDPPVLPHATHQWNGSTAVGTKVEYLCNEGLRPVGGEHTSICGGRGTWTNVTLQCKEVDCGEPPSFPHAAMLWNQSSRVGAQVHYQCCAGFYNAGKGNVSLCTADGYWDPVDILCQEVDCGEPPSLPHAAMLWNQSSRVGAQVHYQCRVGFYNAGKGNVSLCTADGYWDPVDILCQEVDCGEPPSFPHAAMLWNQSSRVGAQVHYQCRVGFYNAGKGNVSLCTADGYWDPVDILCQALCGPAPQLLHAVVEWQNGTVAVHRCQDGYRSRTGSNISVCDHAQTWHAATLICREVKPPISKVEVFNESCLRWKAEMNGGNQEHYTVQFVGSRAYQKAFQDKQMLVFKSGANRPELCMNLLPGTNYSINITAQTANFSLTVSANTSIQAPPVPHVTFRDVEGSCPTLGLHRTIHPQDAISVYQVFVLLLEGKVVFDCSSPRTPHFYGCREPCQEYITAEVQLAATGRKLFFTVGDQQWYGGYYNAPLENGKDYYIILRAVSQWAGVRKQYCVIWAKVKGASYIIESVTLLTGGSIGLVAFIVLLGYSYTWYCKKQ, from the exons ATGAGGAAGGACAGAATGTTCTGGAGCACAGCAGCACTGAGCATGGTATTCCTTATCCACTTCGGCTTTACCATCTCCACAG TGGGGATGCAAGGTGTGGACGTGTGTGCCACATGTCACATCAATGCCACGTGTGAAGAGAAGGCTGACGGCCACAAAGTCTGCAACTGCATGTATGGCTTTGTGGGAAATGGACGGACGCACTGTCAAG ATAAGGATGAGTGCCAGATTGGAGCCAATAAAATTTGTGGGAATCACACGGCCTGCCACAACACCTATGGCAGTTTCTACTGCACCTGTCTGACTGGCTACCACCCCTCCAACAACATGGCAACCTTCATTCCAAACGACGGCACCTTCTGCGATG ATATTGATGAGTGTCGGGTGCAGGGGATTTGCGGAGAGGGTGCACATTGCAGCAATGTTCAGGGTAGTTTTAACTGCCGATGCCAGGTTGGATACCGACTCGAGAATGGACAGGAACCCTTCCGGCCCAGCCATGACAAATCACACTGCACAG CTGTCGACTGTGGGCCGCCTCGAAGCGCTGGCCGCGCCATCCTGCTCTCATTCACGGGAACAAGCTACCTTAGCCAGGCTGTGTTTGGCTGTTCGGAAGGATTCCGCTGGAAGAGCGGGAACACAGCAGCAGTTTGTGGAGCTGAAAGAGTGTGGGAAGGCCCCAGCCTGGTGTGTGAAG AGATTAAGTGTGGAGATCCACCAGTGTTACCCCATGCTACCCACCAGTGGAATGGCAGCACAGCTGTGGGCACCAAGGTGGAGTATCTCTGTAATGAAGGCTTACGGCCTGTGGGTGGAGAACACACGTCAATCTGTGGAGGACGTGGTACATGGACAAATGTGACTCTCCAGTGCAAAG AGGTTGACTGTGGTGAGCCCCCCTCATTTCCCCATGCTGCTATGTTGTGGAATCAGAGCAGCAGGGTTGGTGCTCAGGTGCACTACCAGTGCTGTGCTGGATTTTACAATGCGGGGAAAGGCAATGTCTCACTGTGTACTGCTGACGGTTACTGGGATCCCGTAGATATACTCTGTCAAG AGGTTGACTGTGGTGAGCCCCCCTCATTGCCCCATGCTGCTATGTTGTGGAATCAGAGCAGCAGGGTTGGTGCTCAGGTGCACTACCAGTGCCGTGTTGGATTTTATAATGCGGGGAAAGGCAATGTCTCACTGTGTACTGCTGACGGTTACTGGGATCCCGTAGATATACTCTGTCAAG AGGTTGACTGTGGTGAGCCCCCCTCATTTCCCCATGCTGCTATGTTGTGGAATCAGAGCAGCAGGGTTGGTGCTCAGGTGCACTACCAGTGCCGTGTTGGATTTTACAATGCGGGGAAAGGCAATGTCTCACTGTGTACTGCTGACGGTTACTGGGATCCCGTAGATATACTCTGCCAAG CACTGTGTGGTCCTGCTCCCCAGTTGCTCCACGCTGTGGTGGAGTGGCAAAATGGCACAGTGGCGGTACATCGTTGTCAGGATGGATACCGCAGTAGGACAGGAAGCAACATATctgtgtgtgaccatgcccagaCCTGGCACGCTGCCACCCTCATCTGCAGGG AGGTTAAGCCACCCATCAGTAAAGTGGAGGTGTTTAACGAGAGCTGCCTGCGGTGGAAGGCTGAGATGAATGGTGGAAACCAGGAACACTACACC GTTCAGTTTGTGGGATCCAGGGCTTATCAGAAGGCATTCCAGGACAAACAGATGCTGGTCTTCAAATCAGGAGCTAACAGACCTGAACTCTGTATGAACCTGCTGCCAGGAACCAACTActccataaacatcacagcaCAGACTGCAAATTTCTCACTCACCGTCTCCGCCAACACCAGTATACAAG CTCCTCCAGTCCCTCATGTCACCTTCAGAGATGTAGAAGGTTCCTGTCCTACCCTTGGACTCCACAGGACCATCCACCCACAGGATGCAATTAG TGTGTACCAGGTTTTCGTGCTGCTGCTTGAGGGGAAGGTTGTGTTTGACTGCTCCTCTCCGCGCACTCCACACTTTTACGGCTGCCGGGAGCCGTGCCAGGAGTACATAACGGCAGAGGTCCAGCTGGCTGCAACTGGAAGAAAGCTTTTCTTCACTGTGGGGGACCAGCAGTGGTATGGGGGGTACTACAATGCCCCCCTGGAGAATGGCAAAGACTACTACATAATACTGCGTGCCGTCAGTCAGTGGGCAGGG GTCAGAAAGCAGTACTGTGTAATCTGGGCAAAAGTCAAGG GTGCATCCTACATCATTGAATCAGTGACTCTCTTAACTGGGGGATCCATTGGATTGGTTGCATTCATAGTACTTCTGGGATATTCATATACCTG GTACTGTAAGAAGCAATAA